The genomic region CGGCCTTCAACCTTGATCAGACCAGCTTCGGTGAGGTGGTGCAGAATCCGGGAGAACGTCTCGGGCGTGAGATTCAGGCGGGAGGCGATCACCTGTTTGCTGGCCGGCAGCTCGACCACGACATGGGGGTGGTCCAGGCATTCGTGTTGCAGCAGATAACCCACCACGCGCTGTGTCCCCGACATTGAGCAATAGACCTCCATGTCGTGGATGAGACTGTGCAGCCGCAGGGAGAGGCCGGCGAGCATTTTGCGCGCCAGTGCCGGATTTCTGTCCATGGCCTGGAACAATGCGTCCTTTGCCACATGCAGGACGAAACTGTCCACGAGGGCCTGGGCGGACACTGGGTAGGGTTTCTCCATAAACATGACGGC from Burkholderiales bacterium harbors:
- a CDS encoding Crp/Fnr family transcriptional regulator, which encodes MHFKLESAFFIVAHGQIKLAFPSAHGTEKVVEIIGPGQSFGEAVMFMEKPYPVSAQALVDSFVLHVAKDALFQAMDRNPALARKMLAGLSLRLHSLIHDMEVYCSMSGTQRVVGYLLQHECLDHPHVVVELPASKQVIASRLNLTPETFSRILHHLTEAGLIKVEGRRITIHDVDALRRHHGGS